Proteins encoded in a region of the Enterococcus gilvus ATCC BAA-350 genome:
- the dltD gene encoding D-alanyl-lipoteichoic acid biosynthesis protein DltD: MKKKLFGIFGPVLLAAVLLVLLFFSPFKINSNDPKLIKAASSSMAGNVLRGNSITKEALSTDNYVPFFGSSELSRISPFHPSVLAEKYDRGYTPFLMGAPGTQSLTQFMMMQSLGNELKDRKVVFIISPQWFVKNGIKRDYFDAYYSPEQTLNWLLNLKKVDESDKYLAQRLTHYGVVRKDERLDRMLDAVMKGKLPNKTDIAFSKLKYNMLEREDQLFSTIGMISKQDQIDKNTKRLPDEYDAHELNTLANQLGKQATQGNEFGIQQRFYDQRIKPHQNRLANSQKNWDYRYSPEFSDFQLALDQLAKKHADALFIIPPVNGRWARYTGLSDQMLQEFSAKIKYQLTSQGFTNIADYTNDQNTPYFMQDTIHLGWKGWLAADKKIKPFLKNNQSQAKNYTINNPYFLSNEWQEMNPGEIK; this comes from the coding sequence ATGAAAAAGAAACTCTTCGGTATCTTTGGGCCGGTCCTTTTAGCGGCAGTCTTATTGGTTCTTCTGTTTTTTTCACCATTTAAAATTAACAGCAACGATCCGAAGTTGATCAAAGCTGCATCAAGTTCAATGGCTGGAAATGTTTTACGAGGAAACAGTATTACAAAGGAAGCTCTAAGTACGGATAACTATGTACCCTTTTTCGGCTCCTCTGAGTTGAGTCGGATCAGTCCGTTTCATCCCTCTGTTTTAGCGGAGAAATATGATCGCGGGTATACACCCTTCTTGATGGGGGCGCCAGGAACGCAGTCATTGACGCAATTCATGATGATGCAATCGCTGGGAAATGAATTGAAGGATCGCAAAGTCGTCTTCATTATTTCTCCTCAATGGTTTGTTAAAAACGGGATCAAGCGGGATTACTTTGATGCCTATTATTCTCCAGAACAAACGTTGAATTGGTTGTTGAATTTGAAAAAAGTCGACGAAAGTGACAAATACTTGGCACAACGTTTGACCCACTACGGAGTGGTAAGAAAAGACGAACGTTTAGATCGAATGCTTGATGCGGTGATGAAGGGCAAGCTGCCGAATAAAACGGATATTGCATTCAGCAAATTGAAATACAATATGCTAGAGCGGGAAGATCAATTGTTCAGTACGATCGGAATGATCAGCAAACAAGATCAAATCGATAAAAACACGAAACGTTTGCCTGATGAATACGACGCTCATGAACTGAATACATTGGCGAACCAGCTAGGTAAGCAAGCAACACAAGGCAATGAATTTGGGATTCAACAACGGTTTTATGATCAACGGATCAAACCGCATCAAAACCGTTTAGCCAATTCACAAAAAAATTGGGATTACCGCTACTCTCCAGAGTTCTCTGATTTCCAATTAGCGTTGGATCAGCTTGCGAAGAAACATGCGGATGCGCTCTTTATCATTCCGCCAGTCAATGGTCGTTGGGCGCGATACACGGGGCTTTCAGATCAGATGCTGCAAGAATTCTCTGCGAAGATCAAGTACCAATTGACCTCTCAAGGATTCACGAATATTGCGGATTATACGAACGATCAAAACACGCCTTACTTTATGCAAGACACGATCCATTTGGGTTGGAAGGGCTGGTTAGCGGCGGATAAAAAAATCAAACCATTTTTGAAAAACAATCAATCGCAGGCCAAAAACTACACTATCAATAACCCGTATTTCTTAAGCAACGAATGGCAAGAAATGAACCCGGGCGAAATTAAATAA
- a CDS encoding response regulator transcription factor, protein MIRVVVVDDDPLVTESLKTILEISDEIQVVGTGNAASEAVTLYLQERPDVLLTDIRMGESTGIEAAKEIFKHVPDAAILLLTTFSDDEYIREALQIGVKGYLIKQDLASIVPAIKAVTNGQSVFGTEIAGKLASILTDQLPRKHPSVELSEREKSILIAVANGKNNKEIAKELFLSEGTVRNNISQLLEKLDVRDRTQLAIFYYQKYQ, encoded by the coding sequence ATGATTCGTGTCGTCGTAGTCGATGATGACCCGTTAGTAACGGAATCATTGAAAACTATTTTAGAAATTTCCGATGAGATCCAAGTCGTCGGTACAGGAAATGCCGCCTCAGAAGCAGTCACCCTCTACTTGCAAGAACGCCCCGATGTTTTGTTAACAGATATTCGCATGGGAGAAAGTACCGGGATCGAAGCCGCAAAGGAAATATTCAAGCACGTTCCAGACGCTGCTATTTTGTTGCTAACGACTTTTTCCGATGACGAATACATCCGCGAAGCATTGCAGATCGGCGTAAAGGGCTACCTCATCAAACAAGACTTGGCCAGCATCGTCCCGGCGATCAAGGCAGTCACTAACGGCCAATCCGTTTTTGGCACAGAGATCGCAGGAAAGCTGGCGTCGATCCTGACTGATCAATTGCCCCGCAAACATCCGAGCGTAGAGCTGTCTGAACGAGAGAAAAGCATCCTGATCGCTGTCGCAAATGGAAAAAACAACAAAGAGATCGCGAAAGAATTATTTTTAAGCGAAGGGACTGTCCGCAACAATATCAGCCAACTGCTGGAAAAACTTGATGTGCGGGACCGCACGCAGTTAGCGATCTTTTATTATCAAAAATACCAATGA
- a CDS encoding sensor histidine kinase gives MRKQTNHWIDFFFLEVIGILLLMQRGFEPYMVVFLLASILPAGPALLLEKPWNQVLGTLPLLLSSFFWPPLVVFLPASVRLAFREELQLYWGVILLGVPLLLETYSLPERLLVVCLIGFALLLAWREKKQREVTEDLLQLKDDSWEKQELLKQKNQELIHSQETFIDLEISEERNRIARDIHDNVGHLLSSAIIQLGAIEAINQSDCLKKPLHQLKTTVHTGMDNIRESVHDLHETSLSFEKGLDLLLADFQFCEVALDGTIPDSLTPEQERTLLMVLKEALANVMKHSNATKVTLSLTELPAFYQLQVADNGTICKKKGSGIGLKSMRQRVEHINGQLHLSQNPTHFLIHVVLPKKDSDTIRHPR, from the coding sequence ATGAGAAAACAGACAAATCATTGGATAGATTTTTTCTTTTTGGAAGTGATTGGTATCTTGCTGCTGATGCAGAGAGGCTTTGAACCCTATATGGTGGTGTTCCTGCTGGCAAGTATCTTACCTGCTGGACCGGCTTTATTGCTTGAAAAACCATGGAATCAGGTGCTGGGGACCCTTCCCTTGCTGCTGTCGAGTTTTTTCTGGCCGCCGTTAGTGGTCTTTTTACCGGCAAGTGTCCGGCTCGCTTTTCGGGAAGAGCTTCAGCTATATTGGGGCGTGATCCTGCTGGGGGTGCCGCTCCTTCTGGAGACCTACTCGTTGCCTGAGCGGCTGTTGGTGGTGTGTTTGATTGGATTTGCCCTTTTACTCGCCTGGCGAGAAAAAAAGCAGCGCGAGGTAACAGAGGATTTGCTGCAATTAAAGGATGACAGTTGGGAAAAGCAAGAACTGTTAAAGCAAAAGAATCAAGAATTGATCCACTCGCAGGAGACCTTCATTGATCTGGAGATCTCAGAGGAACGAAATCGGATCGCACGGGATATCCACGACAATGTCGGACATCTGTTATCCAGTGCGATCATTCAGCTTGGTGCTATCGAGGCCATCAATCAAAGCGACTGCCTAAAAAAGCCGCTTCATCAACTGAAAACGACCGTCCATACAGGCATGGACAATATTCGCGAGAGCGTTCATGATCTTCATGAGACCTCCCTGTCATTTGAAAAAGGGCTGGACTTATTGTTGGCGGATTTTCAGTTTTGTGAGGTCGCCCTTGATGGGACGATCCCCGATAGTTTGACGCCTGAACAGGAGCGAACCTTGCTGATGGTGCTCAAAGAAGCGCTGGCGAATGTGATGAAGCACAGCAATGCCACTAAAGTCACGCTTTCGTTAACTGAATTGCCTGCTTTTTACCAATTACAGGTCGCAGACAATGGAACGATATGCAAAAAAAAGGGCAGCGGGATCGGATTAAAAAGCATGCGGCAGCGGGTGGAACACATCAATGGTCAACTGCATCTCTCACAAAATCCCACCCATTTTTTGATCCATGTTGTTTTACCAAAGAAAGATTCTGATACGATCCGCCATCCCCGCTGA
- a CDS encoding FtsX-like permease family protein, which produces MLISLIWRGFKKQLGNYLIFFFSLIFAVMVYYSFTAMTYEQPLIRSAGKNTQLVAMLGFGSFAVVVILLFFMANTNRFFIENRRKDISIFHLYGLNYYQICLWFILEIFFIGIFSFVIGIGLGVLLSKLFSMILVKAMDLPLQVHFFFSSDAILTTGLVVLFILGAVSFQILWLVSGYKFSHLMKIRLRKIQAMKLRIGQKILGAIGILFLLSGWGMAVMYIRFARRMSGRFGLIEGNLLLMGLIFVLCVVGSYLFFAYSLRWYNSYRPKRLNKNLGMLSRSEWQLRLFSEWRFFGSITVALGMALLILGGMAAMVSIQMRLVNEIAPASLTVTQESYASFAPELQKVAPYEHQTLNFKAVPAKQSVEISGEGVNSQPEVMDMVSISDYRAFQRTNPTLKDIQLKTPKSTVVLSSYQRYLNDYTNYSKIIYLKDKELTVQGTYPNFFGDTNLRYGTSLIVVSDKIFNATAGHGYSLEVIDVRNAKENELNQLVRKKLKGDWDFPIHYDLKWENKQIVGDISAGEGGRKEDTTIYRSEYTSYQEIYRSTRSSMGLVLFVVTFVTATFIITTASMVSLRQLSEFKQKRKKYGLLRQMGIPMETIYQEMKRENRVVFFIPAILALIHSILAITVLSHIAQNADYWFVYLFCGLMLIVYALFYWTTCVYQKKLL; this is translated from the coding sequence ATGCTGATTAGTCTCATTTGGCGCGGGTTTAAAAAACAACTGGGGAATTATTTGATTTTTTTCTTTAGTCTGATTTTCGCGGTAATGGTCTATTATTCTTTTACTGCCATGACGTATGAACAGCCGCTGATTCGCAGCGCTGGAAAGAATACGCAGCTAGTAGCGATGCTGGGCTTCGGCAGCTTTGCTGTAGTCGTCATCTTATTGTTCTTTATGGCGAATACCAACCGCTTTTTTATTGAAAATCGTCGAAAGGACATTAGTATCTTTCATTTATATGGTCTCAATTATTATCAAATTTGTCTTTGGTTCATCTTAGAGATTTTCTTTATCGGGATCTTTTCTTTCGTTATCGGGATCGGGTTAGGGGTGCTGCTGTCTAAGCTCTTTAGTATGATTTTAGTCAAGGCGATGGATTTGCCCTTGCAGGTCCATTTCTTCTTTTCATCAGATGCGATCCTCACCACAGGGCTCGTCGTCTTGTTCATCTTAGGGGCGGTCTCGTTTCAGATATTGTGGCTTGTTTCAGGCTACAAATTTTCCCATTTGATGAAGATTCGCTTGCGGAAAATCCAAGCCATGAAGTTGAGGATAGGACAGAAAATTCTTGGTGCGATCGGGATTCTGTTTTTACTAAGTGGTTGGGGAATGGCTGTGATGTATATCCGTTTTGCTCGCAGAATGAGCGGTCGTTTTGGCTTGATCGAAGGCAATTTATTGCTGATGGGGCTGATTTTTGTCCTGTGCGTGGTAGGCAGCTATTTGTTTTTTGCGTATTCGCTGCGTTGGTACAATTCCTATCGGCCGAAGCGATTGAACAAAAACTTGGGGATGCTGTCGAGAAGTGAATGGCAATTGCGCTTATTCAGCGAGTGGCGTTTCTTCGGCTCGATCACGGTGGCTCTTGGGATGGCCCTGCTGATTCTAGGCGGGATGGCGGCGATGGTCTCGATACAGATGCGCTTGGTGAATGAGATCGCTCCGGCCTCGTTGACCGTCACCCAGGAAAGCTATGCCTCCTTCGCGCCAGAGCTGCAAAAGGTGGCTCCTTATGAACACCAGACATTGAATTTTAAAGCTGTTCCGGCAAAGCAAAGTGTGGAGATCTCTGGTGAAGGCGTCAATTCGCAGCCGGAGGTTATGGACATGGTGTCTATTTCGGATTACCGTGCCTTCCAACGGACCAACCCGACGCTGAAGGATATCCAGTTGAAGACACCGAAGTCTACGGTCGTTTTGAGCTCGTATCAGCGCTATTTGAATGACTACACAAATTACAGCAAAATCATTTATTTGAAGGACAAAGAGCTGACGGTCCAGGGGACGTACCCCAACTTTTTCGGGGACACGAATTTGCGTTATGGGACCAGTTTAATTGTCGTTTCCGATAAAATATTTAATGCTACAGCGGGTCATGGCTATTCTCTTGAGGTCATTGATGTCAGGAATGCAAAGGAAAATGAACTAAATCAATTGGTCCGAAAAAAATTGAAGGGTGATTGGGATTTTCCGATACATTATGACTTGAAATGGGAGAACAAGCAGATCGTGGGGGACATTTCTGCAGGCGAAGGTGGCAGAAAAGAGGACACAACGATTTACCGTTCCGAGTACACCTCGTATCAAGAAATTTACCGATCGACGCGCAGCAGTATGGGGTTGGTGCTGTTTGTAGTGACCTTTGTGACGGCGACCTTTATTATCACGACCGCCAGCATGGTGAGTCTGCGGCAGTTGTCGGAGTTTAAGCAAAAACGGAAAAAATACGGATTGCTGCGTCAAATGGGCATACCGATGGAGACTATCTATCAAGAGATGAAGCGGGAAAATCGGGTCGTCTTTTTCATACCGGCTATTTTGGCATTGATCCATAGCATACTTGCCATCACTGTCCTTTCTCACATTGCACAGAATGCCGACTATTGGTTCGTGTATCTTTTTTGCGGATTGATGTTGATCGTGTATGCCTTGTTTTATTGGACCACCTGCGTTTACCAGAAAAAATTGCTCTAA
- the dltC gene encoding D-alanine--poly(phosphoribitol) ligase subunit DltC: protein MEDTLFSILEDITGTEEVRDNPDVDLFEEGLMDSLATVQLLVEIEGQLGVQVPVSEFDRAQWNTPNKIIEQVKALQA, encoded by the coding sequence ATGGAAGACACATTATTTAGCATTTTAGAAGATATTACAGGGACAGAAGAAGTAAGAGACAATCCAGATGTAGATTTATTTGAAGAAGGATTGATGGATTCTTTAGCGACAGTCCAACTATTGGTTGAGATCGAAGGACAATTAGGTGTTCAAGTTCCTGTATCAGAGTTTGACCGCGCTCAATGGAACACACCGAACAAAATCATTGAACAAGTGAAAGCTTTGCAAGCTTAA
- a CDS encoding teichoic acid D-Ala incorporation-associated protein DltX — protein sequence MKEFFKRPATRYWLSFIGKTIFYFAVLLILIYLYHYKSIQGGNFIYNEF from the coding sequence ATGAAGGAGTTTTTTAAGCGACCCGCCACTCGTTACTGGTTAAGTTTTATTGGAAAGACGATTTTCTATTTTGCCGTCCTTTTGATATTGATCTACTTATACCATTATAAGAGCATCCAAGGCGGTAATTTTATCTACAACGAATTTTAA
- a CDS encoding ABC transporter ATP-binding protein — protein sequence MLIEIENLVKRYGDFTALNHLNLSVKKGEILGLLGPNGSGKSTTINCVLSLLTYDRGSIKIFGEEMGPEKYGIKQKIGIVPQEIALFEELNVTDNINYFCGLYIQEKEKRAQYVEEVIQLVGLGEFRKFYPKQLSGGLKRRLNIACGIVHKPELIFLDEPTVAVDPQSRNKILDSIKELNRQGATIVYTTHYMEEVEILCDHIVIIDQGQVIAEGSKEQLKNMVRENEKLIIEVPGLTRAQVEQVGAFPTILEVAYDESYLKVTTKDLKKALLPILNYFEAEKIMYANIHTQEATLNDVFLEITGKELRD from the coding sequence ATGTTGATCGAGATCGAGAACTTAGTAAAGCGCTACGGGGATTTCACTGCGCTGAATCATTTAAATTTATCGGTAAAAAAAGGCGAGATTTTAGGCTTGTTGGGTCCAAATGGCAGCGGAAAATCTACGACGATCAATTGTGTGTTGTCGTTGCTGACCTATGATCGGGGATCGATCAAAATTTTCGGGGAAGAAATGGGTCCAGAAAAATACGGCATCAAACAAAAGATCGGGATCGTACCGCAAGAAATCGCTCTGTTTGAAGAATTAAATGTGACAGATAACATCAATTACTTTTGTGGATTGTATATTCAAGAAAAAGAAAAGCGGGCGCAATACGTGGAGGAAGTGATCCAGCTCGTAGGTTTGGGAGAGTTCCGCAAATTCTATCCGAAGCAGCTTAGCGGAGGCTTGAAGCGACGGCTGAATATTGCTTGCGGGATCGTCCATAAGCCAGAACTGATTTTTTTAGACGAGCCTACGGTAGCGGTCGATCCGCAAAGCCGCAACAAGATCCTAGACAGTATCAAGGAATTGAATCGGCAAGGGGCAACGATCGTTTACACGACGCATTATATGGAGGAAGTCGAGATTCTGTGTGACCATATCGTGATCATCGACCAAGGGCAAGTAATCGCTGAAGGCAGCAAAGAACAATTGAAGAACATGGTCAGAGAAAACGAGAAGCTGATCATTGAAGTACCCGGCTTGACGCGAGCGCAGGTCGAGCAAGTAGGGGCATTTCCTACGATTTTGGAAGTTGCCTACGACGAGAGCTATCTGAAAGTGACGACGAAGGATTTGAAAAAAGCGCTGCTGCCGATTTTGAATTACTTTGAAGCGGAAAAGATCATGTATGCCAATATCCATACCCAAGAAGCGACGCTGAACGATGTCTTCTTGGAGATCACTGGGAAAGAATTAAGGGATTAG
- the dltA gene encoding D-alanine--poly(phosphoribitol) ligase subunit DltA: MGNIITAIDRWANETPEAIAYQSETEQFSYRTLKQWSDNLAHYLAKQTAAKTPIVVFGELEVEMIASFLGAAKSGHAYIPIESNTPLDRIQLILEVAQPTMILSVLPWPEEVATAVPVVSPAALAEIFKTAQEPQALEPVTDDETFYIIFTSGTTGVPKGVQISHTNLLSFVNWDLKDFGIEAGMRFLSQAPYSFDLSVMSVYPSLCSGGTLIPMEKAVINDFKKLFSFLPKLDLEVWVSTPSFMDICLMEKTFDGEHVPSLKIFQFCGEELPRKTAEELLRRFPKAKVFNTYGPTEATVAMTQIEVTPEVLAEYDRVPIGYIKEDTDVLIYDDDREAAPGEAGEIIIKGPSVSKGYMNNPEKTAAAFFEIDGVPAYHTGDAGRLQEDGLLLYEGRIDFQVKLHGFRIELEDIDHHLEKVSYVKQATVVPKYQDHKVQQLVAYVVANDNDFEKAYQLTKAVKEELAEGVMEYMIPQKFVYVEQLPLTANGKIDRKRLINEVNR, encoded by the coding sequence ATGGGAAACATCATTACAGCAATCGATCGCTGGGCAAATGAAACACCAGAGGCGATCGCTTATCAATCTGAAACAGAACAATTCAGTTACCGTACCTTAAAACAATGGTCGGATAACTTAGCACATTATTTAGCAAAGCAAACCGCAGCGAAAACACCCATCGTCGTATTCGGCGAATTGGAAGTGGAAATGATCGCCAGCTTCTTAGGGGCTGCCAAAAGCGGACACGCCTATATTCCGATCGAATCCAACACACCATTGGATCGGATTCAATTGATTTTAGAAGTGGCACAGCCAACGATGATCCTAAGTGTCTTGCCTTGGCCAGAAGAAGTCGCTACAGCTGTTCCAGTCGTATCGCCAGCAGCGCTTGCTGAGATTTTTAAGACAGCACAAGAACCGCAGGCTTTGGAGCCAGTCACTGACGACGAAACATTTTACATCATCTTTACCTCGGGAACGACAGGCGTACCAAAAGGTGTACAAATCAGCCACACGAATTTACTGAGCTTTGTTAACTGGGATCTGAAGGATTTTGGGATCGAAGCCGGCATGCGCTTCTTGTCGCAGGCACCGTATTCCTTTGATCTATCTGTGATGAGCGTCTATCCATCACTTTGCAGCGGCGGTACGCTGATCCCGATGGAAAAAGCAGTAATCAACGACTTTAAAAAATTATTCAGCTTCTTGCCAAAGCTGGACCTGGAAGTTTGGGTATCGACCCCTTCATTCATGGATATTTGTTTAATGGAAAAAACCTTCGACGGCGAGCATGTGCCTTCCTTGAAGATCTTCCAATTCTGCGGAGAAGAGCTGCCTCGTAAGACCGCGGAAGAACTGCTGCGGCGTTTTCCAAAGGCGAAAGTCTTTAACACTTACGGACCAACAGAAGCCACAGTGGCTATGACGCAAATCGAAGTGACCCCAGAGGTCTTGGCGGAATATGACCGTGTACCGATCGGTTATATCAAAGAAGACACCGATGTGCTGATCTATGATGACGATCGCGAGGCCGCTCCAGGAGAAGCTGGTGAGATCATCATCAAAGGGCCAAGCGTTTCCAAAGGGTACATGAACAACCCGGAAAAAACGGCGGCTGCTTTCTTCGAGATCGACGGTGTGCCAGCGTACCACACTGGCGATGCAGGCCGATTGCAAGAAGATGGACTATTGCTTTATGAAGGACGAATCGATTTTCAAGTGAAGCTTCATGGCTTCCGAATCGAATTGGAAGACATTGATCATCATTTAGAAAAAGTTTCCTATGTGAAACAAGCAACGGTGGTTCCGAAATACCAGGATCATAAGGTTCAACAATTGGTCGCATACGTTGTCGCCAATGACAATGATTTTGAAAAAGCGTATCAATTAACGAAAGCAGTCAAAGAAGAATTGGCTGAAGGCGTCATGGAATACATGATTCCGCAAAAATTCGTCTACGTGGAGCAATTGCCGCTGACAGCCAACGGCAAAATCGACCGCAAGAGACTGATCAATGAGGTGAATCGTTAA
- a CDS encoding ABC transporter permease, whose protein sequence is MFIRLFYYRLRVLLRNRSLLFWTLAFPIVLGLLFNLAFGNLDQMSSIKTSTVGIVAKDEAKTTQFKAVLKEIKNDDEVIFKGKELSKKEAQKQLSDDELSGYFEVDADRIELFVSKSGTQQTILKELLSQYLQNTNKVETLMASGTLQPQRLNQALEQKNYIEDGNDTGNFNLKSFYFFTLVGMTIMYGFMWGLRNANDQQANQSPEGMRLCLIPRNKLLVSFANMLASFVLFFVQTVLILLFYRFVYQVAFGDQWNYILFVCALGTFTSIAFGTLIGNALSKVDFQQKVSIGISISMIMSFLAGMMGSQSIKYWIDVHAPFLSRINIVNLISESLYQLFYYQSLRPFYHNMIWLAGFGLLFVLLNYSFERKVQYDHL, encoded by the coding sequence ATGTTTATACGATTATTCTATTATCGCTTGCGGGTCCTGCTGAGAAACCGCAGCTTGCTTTTTTGGACATTGGCCTTTCCTATCGTTTTAGGGCTGCTGTTCAACTTGGCCTTTGGCAACCTGGATCAGATGTCCTCCATAAAAACGTCCACTGTGGGGATCGTGGCAAAAGATGAAGCAAAAACGACTCAATTTAAGGCTGTCCTGAAGGAAATCAAAAATGACGATGAAGTGATCTTCAAGGGCAAGGAGCTTTCAAAAAAGGAAGCGCAAAAGCAATTATCTGACGACGAGCTCTCAGGATACTTTGAAGTCGACGCGGATCGCATCGAATTGTTTGTCAGCAAAAGCGGCACGCAGCAAACGATTTTAAAGGAATTGCTGAGTCAATATTTGCAAAACACCAATAAAGTTGAAACCCTAATGGCTTCCGGCACTCTTCAGCCGCAGCGTCTCAATCAGGCGTTAGAGCAAAAGAATTATATAGAAGACGGCAATGATACGGGGAATTTTAACTTGAAATCTTTTTATTTCTTCACGCTGGTGGGAATGACGATCATGTACGGCTTCATGTGGGGGTTGCGTAATGCAAATGACCAGCAGGCGAATCAATCACCCGAGGGAATGCGCTTGTGTCTGATCCCGCGGAACAAATTGCTGGTGTCCTTTGCAAATATGCTGGCAAGTTTTGTCTTGTTCTTTGTTCAAACGGTCCTGATCCTGTTGTTTTATCGTTTTGTGTATCAAGTCGCCTTTGGGGATCAATGGAACTATATTTTGTTCGTCTGTGCGCTGGGGACCTTTACATCGATCGCCTTTGGGACGCTGATCGGAAATGCGTTATCGAAAGTCGATTTTCAGCAGAAGGTTTCCATCGGCATCTCCATCTCGATGATCATGAGCTTTTTAGCAGGGATGATGGGCTCACAGTCGATCAAGTATTGGATCGATGTTCACGCGCCCTTTTTGAGTCGGATCAATATTGTGAACTTGATCAGTGAAAGCCTGTATCAGTTGTTTTATTACCAATCGCTGCGTCCGTTTTACCACAACATGATCTGGCTGGCAGGATTTGGTTTATTGTTTGTCTTACTCAATTACTCATTCGAAAGGAAGGTGCAATATGACCACTTATAG
- the dltB gene encoding D-alanyl-lipoteichoic acid biosynthesis protein DltB, producing the protein MFVPHMVPYASPIYFIILIVTLLPLILSLLFRGKRINWYQSLITLFFLYISFGGKDYRQGLALIGYVIFQSLLVWSYHKYRQNKNQSGVFYFSVFLSILPLILVKVTPFMDGQNSIVGFLGISYLTFKSVQMIMEMRDGMIKEYSPLNYIKFLLFFPTISSGPIDRYRRFEKDLNDPPTPEKYVDLLGAGVHDIFVGFLYKFVIGYYFGQVLLPIVDRIAMHHGGISWGLVGYMYVYSMYLFFDFAGYSLFAVGTSKLMGYETPPNFNKPFLSWNIKEFWNRWHMTLSFWFRDYIYMRLMFTLIKKKTFKSRIVASNVGYFALFLIMGVWHGLTWYYILYGFYHAALICLTDAWLRFKKKHKKQIPSNKFTHALAVFLTFNAVCLSFLIFSGFLDKLWFHNIFASPAFSSFLKFKLM; encoded by the coding sequence ATGTTCGTTCCTCACATGGTGCCATATGCGTCACCCATCTACTTTATCATTTTAATTGTCACACTTTTGCCGTTGATTTTAAGTTTGCTGTTTCGAGGCAAACGAATCAACTGGTATCAATCACTGATCACTTTGTTCTTCCTATACATCTCCTTTGGCGGAAAGGATTACCGTCAAGGGCTGGCGCTGATCGGCTACGTGATCTTTCAAAGTCTCTTGGTTTGGAGCTATCACAAGTATCGGCAAAACAAAAACCAGTCAGGTGTCTTTTATTTCTCAGTATTTTTAAGCATCCTGCCACTGATTCTTGTGAAGGTCACGCCTTTTATGGATGGACAAAATTCCATCGTTGGTTTCCTCGGTATTTCTTATCTGACGTTTAAATCGGTTCAGATGATCATGGAAATGCGGGATGGAATGATCAAGGAATACAGCCCGTTGAACTACATCAAGTTCTTGCTGTTCTTCCCAACGATCTCCTCTGGTCCCATCGACCGGTATCGCCGGTTTGAAAAGGATTTGAACGATCCGCCTACACCAGAAAAATATGTCGATCTGTTAGGTGCAGGTGTTCATGATATTTTTGTCGGGTTTTTGTACAAATTCGTGATCGGGTATTATTTCGGTCAAGTTCTACTGCCTATCGTTGATCGAATCGCGATGCACCACGGCGGGATCTCATGGGGCTTGGTCGGTTACATGTATGTTTACAGTATGTATTTGTTCTTTGACTTTGCCGGTTATAGTTTGTTTGCGGTCGGTACCAGCAAGCTGATGGGGTACGAAACACCGCCGAACTTTAACAAGCCGTTTCTTTCATGGAACATCAAAGAATTCTGGAATCGTTGGCATATGACGCTTTCCTTCTGGTTCCGTGATTACATTTATATGCGCTTGATGTTTACATTGATCAAAAAGAAAACCTTCAAGAGTCGGATCGTGGCATCAAATGTCGGCTACTTCGCATTATTCTTGATCATGGGCGTCTGGCATGGGCTGACGTGGTATTACATCTTATACGGGTTCTACCATGCCGCACTGATTTGCTTGACCGATGCGTGGCTGCGATTCAAGAAAAAACACAAAAAGCAGATACCATCGAACAAATTTACCCATGCGTTGGCCGTCTTCTTGACCTTCAACGCCGTCTGCCTAAGCTTTTTGATCTTCTCAGGCTTTTTGGATAAATTATGGTTCCATAACATATTTGCCAGTCCAGCTTTTAGCAGTTTCCTAAAATTCAAGCTGATGTAA